One window from the genome of Dermacentor silvarum isolate Dsil-2018 chromosome 5, BIME_Dsil_1.4, whole genome shotgun sequence encodes:
- the LOC125945424 gene encoding uncharacterized protein LOC125945424: protein MSSSVFLGSRSPSMTSLSLLDDPARRRHEAKAFSHWKEVFASFLLLASFVMVLMFIIGWNKNMTSDPKSFRGSRQRGPFGLPETAPPQDQELAMEVTPRRMWRPHKAVKPSATLHCAAT, encoded by the exons ATGTCCAGCTCTGTCTTCTTAGGGTCTCGTTCGCCCTCCATGACATCGCTGAG CCTACTGGACGACCCGGCGCGCCGGCGGCACGAGGCCAAGGCGTTCAGCCACTGGAAGGAGGTCTTCGCTTCGTTCCTGCTCCTAGCGTCTTTCGTCATGGTCCTGATGTTCATCATAGGATGGAACAAAAACATG ACATCTGATCCCAAATCGTTCCGGGGTTCTCGTCAAAGGGGTCCCTTCGGTCTTCCCGAGACGGCCCCGCCTCAGGACCAAGAACTG GCGATGGAAGTTACGCCGCGCCGCATGTGGCGGCCACACAAGGCGGTGAAGCCAAGTGCAACACTTCACTGTGCCGCCACATGA